A genomic segment from Nicotiana sylvestris chromosome 1, ASM39365v2, whole genome shotgun sequence encodes:
- the LOC104231402 gene encoding nucleolar GTP-binding protein 1-like, protein MVQYNFKKITVVPNGKDFVDIILSRTQRQTPTVVHKGYAISRIRQFYMRKVKYTQQNFYDKLSTIIDEFPRLDDIHPFYGDLLHVLYNKDHYKLALGQINTARNLISKIAKDYVKLLKYGDSLYRCKSLKVAALGRMCTVIKRIGPSLAYLEQIRQHMARLPSIDPNTRTILICGYPNVGKSSFINKITRADVDVQPYAFTTKSLFVGHTDYKYLRYQVIDTPGILDRPFEDRNIIEMCSITALAHLRAAVLFFLDISGSCGYSIAQQAALFHSIKSLFMNKPLMIVCNKTDLQPLEGISEEDKKLVAEMKDEAMKTVMGQGGEATDEAGVLLTMSTLTEDGVISVKNAACERLLNQRVELKMKSKKLNDCLNRFHVAMPKPRDQKERPVCIPQAALEARAKEAEADAEKQKRKLERDLENENGGAGVYSASLRKHYLLANEEWKEDVMPEILDGHNVYDFIDPDILQRLEELEREEGLRQDEEGDDDFEMDGIELTPEEQAALAEIRKQKSLLIQQHRIKKSTAESRPTVPRKFDKDKEFTSKRMGRQLSALGLDPTLAINRARSKSRGRKRERSVERGDDIGKDAMDVDEITPNKKQRLRSLSITARSRSRSRPPDEFVPGEGLKDKAQKKMAIKMAKGSSKKRNKDARRGEADRVIPTLKPKHLFSGKRSTGKTDRR, encoded by the coding sequence ATGGTGCAGTACAACTTTAAGAAGATTACGGTGGTTCCCAATGGGAAGGACTTTGTCGATATCATTCTGTCTCGCACACAGCGTCAAACTCCTACTGTTGTCCACAAAGGATATGCTATCTCTCGTATACGTCAATTTTACATGCGCAAAGTGAAGTATACACAGCAGAATTTCTATGACAAACTCTCCACCATTATTGATGAGTTCCCCAGGCTTGACGATATCCATCCTTTCTATGGAGACCTTCTTCATGTGCTCTACAACAAAGACCACTACAAGCTTGCCCTTGGCCAAATTAATACTGCTAGAAATTTGATTTCAAAAATTGCTAAAGATTATGTAAAATTGCTGAAGTATGGCGACTCACTCTATCGGTGCAAGTCCCTGAAGGTTGCTGCTCTTGGGCGCATGTGCACTGTTATAAAGCGCATTGGCCCAAGTTTAGCTTATTTAGAACAGATTAGGCAGCACATGGCAAGACTTCCCTCAATTGATCCCAATACTAGGACAATCTTGATTTGTGGGTATCCAAATGTTGGAAAGAGCTCATTCATCAACAAAATTACAAGAGCAGATGTGGATGTGCAGCCTTATGCTTTCACTACAAAGTCCTTGTTTGTCGGGCATACTGACTACAAATATCTGAGGTATCAAGTGATCGACACTCCTGGTATTCTGGATAGGCCATTTGAGGATCGTAATATCATTGAGATGTGCAGTATTACAGCTCTAGCACATCTGAGGGCTGCTGTGTtgtttttccttgatatttctgGGTCTTGTGGCTATAGCATTGCGCAGCAGGCTGCTCTTTTCCACAGCATCAAATCACTCTTTATGAACAAACCCTTGATGATCGTGTGCAACAAAACAGACTTGCAGCCATTAGAAGGGATTTCTGAGGAAGACAAGAAGTTAGTCGCAGAGATGAAAGATGAAGCCATGAAGACAGTGATGGGTCAAGGTGGCGAGGCAACTGATGAAGCAGGTGTGTTGTTAACTATGAGCACATTGACCGAAGATGGCGTGATTTCAGTGAAGAATGCAGCTTGTGAGAGGTTACTGAATCAGAGGGTGGAATTGAAAATGAAGTCGAAAAAGTTGAATGACTGCTTGAACCGCTTCCATGTTGCTATGCCAAAACCACGTGACCAGAAAGAGAGGCCAGTATGCATACCTCAGGCAGCGTTGGAAGCCAGAGCTAAGGAAGCTGAGGCAGATGCtgagaaacagaaaaggaaactTGAGAGAGATCTGGAGAATGAGAACGGAGGTGCAGGTGTTTACTCTGCCAGCTTGAGGAAGCACTATCTATTAGCAAACGAGGAGTGGAAGGAAGATGTAATGCCAGAAATTTTAGATGGGCACAATGTCTATGACTTTATTGACCCTGATATCTTACAAAGGCTTGAAGAATTGGAGAGAGAAGAAGGTCTTCGTCAGGATGAAGAAGGAGATGATGATTTTGAGATGGACGGCATTGAGCTGACCCCTGAAGAACAAGCAGCATTAGCTGAAATCCGGAAACAGAAGAGTTTGCTCATTCAACAGCATAGAATTAAGAAAAGCACTGCAGAGAGCCGACCAACTGTACCAAGAAAGTTTGACAAAGACAAGGAGTTCACTTCAAAAAGAATGGGAAGGCAGTTATCTGCTTTGGGGCTGGATCCAACTCTAGCAATCAATCGAGCCCGTAGTAAATCAAGGGGTCGTAAGCGAGAGAGATCAGTTGAACGTGGAGATGACATTGGTAAGGATGCAATGGATGTCGACGAGATTACTCCCAACAAGAAGCAAAGATTGAGGTCACTTTCCATTACGGCAAGATCAAGGTCAAGGTCACGACCTCCAGATGAATTTGTTCCAGGGGAGGGCTTAAAGGACAAAGCCCAGAAGAAGATGGCTATAAAGATGGCTAAGGGTTCTTCTAAGAAGAGGAACAAGGATGCTCGGCGGGGAGAGGCTGATAGAGTTATTCCTACTCTGAAACCAAAACATCTCTTCTCAGGAAAGCGATCAACTGGGAAAACTGACCGGCGCTAG
- the LOC104231401 gene encoding pentatricopeptide repeat-containing protein ELI1, chloroplastic isoform X1, whose product MAEIMSGTSLFSNPPLYATSTTTKYSHRPSPDKLKFLIDKSKSIRQLLQIHAFLIRQSLESDPILNFKLQKSYSSLGHLKHSVSVFKHTHPTVFSYSAIIHSHVINDLYEQAFVLYIQMLTQNIEPNAFTFSSILKASPLESGKALHSQALKLGYESDTYVRTALVDVYARGGDIVSACKLFDTMLERSLVSLTTMITGYAKNGHVQEARVLFDGMEEKDVVCWNAMIDGYSQHGRPNEALVLFRRMLMSKVKPNELTVVAALSACAQVGVLESGRWIHAYVKSNRIQLNKHVGTALIDMYSKSGSLEDARMVFDQMRDKDVVTWNSMIVGYAMHGFSLETLQLFNEMCKLGLHPTDITFIGILSACANAGLVAEGWDYFHLMEKYRIKPKIEHYGCMASLLGRAGQLEEAYEFVKSMKIDSDPILWGTLLSACRIHGNIRLAEKMMEFLVQQDLATSGTYVLLSNIYAAAGNWDGVAKVRALMKSSGVDKEPGCSSIEVNNKVHEFLAGDMKHPKSKEIYTMLEEMNKWLEAHGYMPQTDVVLHNLGEVEKQQSLAVHSERLAIAYGLISTQPGTTIKIVKNLRVCPDCHSVTKLISKITGRKIIVRDRNRFHHFVEGSCSCGDFW is encoded by the coding sequence ATGGCTGAAATCATGTCTGGAACTTCCCTTTTCTCCAACCCACCACTATACGCTACTAGTACTACCACCAAGTACAGCCATAGGCCATCACCTGACAAACTTAAATTCTTGATAGACAAATCCAAAAGCATTAGGCAGCTTCTACAGATTCATGCATTTCTTATTCGTCAAAGCCTGGAGAGTGACCCAATCTTGAACTTTAAGCTCCAAAAATCATACTCTTCTCTTGGACACCTCAAACATTCTGTTTCTGTCTTTAAGCACACTCATCCAACTGTGTTCTCTTACAGTGCCATTATCCATAGTCATGTGATCAATGATCTCTATGAACAAGCCTTTGTCTTATATATCCAAATGCTAACTCAAAATATTGAGCCTAATGCATTTACATTTTCTTCCATCCTAAAAGCTTCCCCTCTTGAATCAGGAAAAGCCCTTCATTCTCAAGCCCTAAAACTCGGGTATGAATCTGACACTTATGTTCGAACTGCTCTTGTGGATGTCTATGCAAGAGGCGGTGACATTGTTTCAGCTTGCAAActctttgacacaatgctcgaaAGGTCTTTGGTGTCATTGACAACAATGATTACCGGATATGCAAAGAATGGGCATGTGCAAGAGGCAAGAGTGTTGTTTGATGGGATGGAGGAGAAGGATGTTGTTTGTTGGAATGCCATGATTGATGGGTATAGCCAACATGGTAGGCCTAATGAAGCTTTGGTTCTTTTTAGGCGGATGTTAATGTCAAAAGTAAAACCTAACGAATTAACTGTGGTGGCTGCTCTTTCTGCTTGTGCGCAAGTGGGAGTACTTGAATCAGGTCGGTGGATTCATGCTTATGTGAAAAGTAACAGAATTCAATTAAATAAACATGTAGGTACTGCTTTGATTGACATGTATAGCAAGTCGGGGAGTTTAGAGGATGCAAGAATGGTGTTTGATCAGATGAGAGATAAGGATGTCGTAACATGGAATTCGATGATTGTAGGATATGCAATGCACGGATTTAGCCTTGAAACTTTGCAGCTGTTCAATGAGATGTGTAAGTTGGGTCTCCACCCTACTGATATAACATTTATTGGCATTTTAAGTGCTTGTGCTAATGCTGGATTGGTCGCTGAAGGGTGGGATTATTTTCACTTAATGGAGAAGTATCGAATTAAGCCAAAGATTGAGCACTATGGTTGCATGGCGAGTCTTCTTGGACGAGCTGGACAGCTAGAAGAAGCTTATGAATTTGTCAAAAGTATGAAGATTGATTCCGATCCTATTTTATGGGGAACATTACTGTCTGCTTGTAGGATTCATGGGAACATAAGGCTCGCAGAGAAAATGATGGAGTTCCTGGTGCAACAGGATCTTGCTACTTCAGGAACTTATGTTCTGCTATCCAATATATATGCTGCTGCTGGTAATTGGGATGGTGTGGCGAAGGTCAGGGCATTGATGAAGAGTAGCGGGGTTGACAAGGAACCTGGTTGTAGCTCCATTGAGGTCAATAATAAAGTGCACGAGTTCCTTGCCGGTGACATGAAGCATCCAAAAAGCAAAGAAATTTACACAATGCTGGAGGAGATGAACAAGTGGCTCGAGGCTCATGGTTACATGCCACAGACCGATGTAGTCTTGCATAATCTTGGGGAAGTTGAGAAGCAGCAATCGCTTGCTGTTCATAGTGAAAGGCTAGCCATTGCTTATGGGCTAATTAGTACTCAGCCAGGAACTACAATCAAGATTGTCAAGAATCTCCGTGTTTGTCCAGATTGTCATTCTGTCACCAAGCTTATTTCAAAAATTACAGGACGCAAAATCATAGTGAGGGACCGGAACCGCTTTCATCATTTTGTGGAGGGTTCATGTTCTTGTGGTGATTTCTGGTAG
- the LOC104231405 gene encoding probable protein phosphatase 2C 55, translated as MATEIVHNKKRLITESESDDTEILTKKQRLMEKSELDFIQFLLCPEDLTTSFDITTDDPVPNIIPIFNFCSQEENKDTSNAGGTTRMVAGSFYIPKTNEQKPLGEDAHFICAEEQTIGVADGVGGWAKKGIDSGKYSKELMENAELSIHKQKQQDKSSTANIDLIKVLNEAFLNTKAMGSSTACMLTLADDTLHAVNVGDSGFVVIRDGVIVYKSEIQQSRFNCPFQLGNSKHSNDPSVAEKISFPVKAGDIIVMGTDGLFDNVHDFQLEVVVNNGVDLWESDAPDTLAWRIAQYALENSKSTELYTPFAGECFKAGLEHSGGKYDDITVIVAHIWPL; from the coding sequence ATGGCTACAGAAATAGTACATAACAAGAAGCGACTCATTACTGAATCTGAGTCTGATGATACAGAAATCCTTACTAAGAAGCAGCGACTCATGGAAAAATCAGAGCTTGACTTCATCCAATTCTTGCTTTGCCCTGAGGATTTGACAACATCCTTCGACATTACTACAGATGATCCTGTTCCCAACATTATTCCGATATTCAACTTTTGTTCCCAAGAAGAAAACAAAGACACGTCCAACGCCGGTGGAACTACGAGGATGGTTGCTGGGTCGTTTTACATACCAAAGACTAACGAACAAAAGCCACTAGGAGAAGACGCACACTTTATATGTGCAGAGGAGCAGACTATAGGCGTTGCTGATGGAGTTGGTGGTTGGGCTAAAAAGGGTATCGATTCAGGAAAATACTCAAAGGAATTAATGGAAAACGCGGAATTATCCATTCACAAACAGAAACAACAAGATAAAAGTAGTACTGCTAATATTGATTTAATCAAAGTACTTAATGAAGCTTTCTTGAATACAAAGGCTATGGGTTCTTCTACTGCTTGTATGTTGACACTCGCTGATGACACTCTGCATGCTGTTAACGTTGGAGATAGCGGGTTCGTGGTGATCAGAGACGGGGTAATAGTTTATAAATCGGAAATCCAGCAGTCGAGGTTTAACTGTCCTTTTCAGTTGGGGAATAGCAAACATTCTAATGATCCAAGTGTCGCAGAGAAGATTAGTTTTCCGGTGAAAGCAGGAGATATAATCGTGATGGGAACAGATGGATTGTTCGATAATGTTCATGATTTTCAGTTAGAAGTTGTTGTTAACAATGGAGTGGACTTGTGGGAATCGGATGCGCCTGATACATTGGCGTGGAGGATAGCGCAATATGCACTGGAGAATTCTAAGAGCACAGAGCTTTATACTCCTTTTGCTGGGGAATGTTTCAAAGCTGGACTTGAGCACAGTGGTGGAAAGTATGATGATATAACAGTCATAGTAGCCCATATTTGGCCTTTGTAG
- the LOC104231401 gene encoding pentatricopeptide repeat-containing protein ELI1, chloroplastic isoform X2, producing the protein MAEIMSGTSLFSNPPLYATSTTTKYSHRPSPDKLKFLIDKSKSIRQLLQIHAFLIRQSLESDPILNFKLQKSYSSLGHLKHSVSVFKHTHPTVFSYSAIIHSHVINDLYEQAFVLYIQMLTQNIEPNAFTFSSILKASPLESGKALHSQALKLGYESDTYVRTALVDVYARGGDIVSACKLFDTMLERSLVSLTTMITGYAKNGHVQEARVLFDGMEEKDVVCWNAMIDGYSQHGRPNEALVLFRRMLMSKVKPNELTVVAALSACAQVGVLESGRWIHAYVKSNRIQLNKHVGTALIDMYSKSGSLEDARMVFDQMRDKDVVTWNSMIVGYAMHGFSLETLQLFNEMWWDYFHLMEKYRIKPKIEHYGCMASLLGRAGQLEEAYEFVKSMKIDSDPILWGTLLSACRIHGNIRLAEKMMEFLVQQDLATSGTYVLLSNIYAAAGNWDGVAKVRALMKSSGVDKEPGCSSIEVNNKVHEFLAGDMKHPKSKEIYTMLEEMNKWLEAHGYMPQTDVVLHNLGEVEKQQSLAVHSERLAIAYGLISTQPGTTIKIVKNLRVCPDCHSVTKLISKITGRKIIVRDRNRFHHFVEGSCSCGDFW; encoded by the exons ATGGCTGAAATCATGTCTGGAACTTCCCTTTTCTCCAACCCACCACTATACGCTACTAGTACTACCACCAAGTACAGCCATAGGCCATCACCTGACAAACTTAAATTCTTGATAGACAAATCCAAAAGCATTAGGCAGCTTCTACAGATTCATGCATTTCTTATTCGTCAAAGCCTGGAGAGTGACCCAATCTTGAACTTTAAGCTCCAAAAATCATACTCTTCTCTTGGACACCTCAAACATTCTGTTTCTGTCTTTAAGCACACTCATCCAACTGTGTTCTCTTACAGTGCCATTATCCATAGTCATGTGATCAATGATCTCTATGAACAAGCCTTTGTCTTATATATCCAAATGCTAACTCAAAATATTGAGCCTAATGCATTTACATTTTCTTCCATCCTAAAAGCTTCCCCTCTTGAATCAGGAAAAGCCCTTCATTCTCAAGCCCTAAAACTCGGGTATGAATCTGACACTTATGTTCGAACTGCTCTTGTGGATGTCTATGCAAGAGGCGGTGACATTGTTTCAGCTTGCAAActctttgacacaatgctcgaaAGGTCTTTGGTGTCATTGACAACAATGATTACCGGATATGCAAAGAATGGGCATGTGCAAGAGGCAAGAGTGTTGTTTGATGGGATGGAGGAGAAGGATGTTGTTTGTTGGAATGCCATGATTGATGGGTATAGCCAACATGGTAGGCCTAATGAAGCTTTGGTTCTTTTTAGGCGGATGTTAATGTCAAAAGTAAAACCTAACGAATTAACTGTGGTGGCTGCTCTTTCTGCTTGTGCGCAAGTGGGAGTACTTGAATCAGGTCGGTGGATTCATGCTTATGTGAAAAGTAACAGAATTCAATTAAATAAACATGTAGGTACTGCTTTGATTGACATGTATAGCAAGTCGGGGAGTTTAGAGGATGCAAGAATGGTGTTTGATCAGATGAGAGATAAGGATGTCGTAACATGGAATTCGATGATTGTAGGATATGCAATGCACGGATTTAGCCTTGAAACTTTGCAGCTGTTCAATGAGATGT GGTGGGATTATTTTCACTTAATGGAGAAGTATCGAATTAAGCCAAAGATTGAGCACTATGGTTGCATGGCGAGTCTTCTTGGACGAGCTGGACAGCTAGAAGAAGCTTATGAATTTGTCAAAAGTATGAAGATTGATTCCGATCCTATTTTATGGGGAACATTACTGTCTGCTTGTAGGATTCATGGGAACATAAGGCTCGCAGAGAAAATGATGGAGTTCCTGGTGCAACAGGATCTTGCTACTTCAGGAACTTATGTTCTGCTATCCAATATATATGCTGCTGCTGGTAATTGGGATGGTGTGGCGAAGGTCAGGGCATTGATGAAGAGTAGCGGGGTTGACAAGGAACCTGGTTGTAGCTCCATTGAGGTCAATAATAAAGTGCACGAGTTCCTTGCCGGTGACATGAAGCATCCAAAAAGCAAAGAAATTTACACAATGCTGGAGGAGATGAACAAGTGGCTCGAGGCTCATGGTTACATGCCACAGACCGATGTAGTCTTGCATAATCTTGGGGAAGTTGAGAAGCAGCAATCGCTTGCTGTTCATAGTGAAAGGCTAGCCATTGCTTATGGGCTAATTAGTACTCAGCCAGGAACTACAATCAAGATTGTCAAGAATCTCCGTGTTTGTCCAGATTGTCATTCTGTCACCAAGCTTATTTCAAAAATTACAGGACGCAAAATCATAGTGAGGGACCGGAACCGCTTTCATCATTTTGTGGAGGGTTCATGTTCTTGTGGTGATTTCTGGTAG